One Pieris napi chromosome Z, ilPieNapi1.2, whole genome shotgun sequence DNA window includes the following coding sequences:
- the LOC125062666 gene encoding circadian locomoter output cycles protein kaput isoform X3, producing the protein MDDDGDDKDDTKRRTRNLSEKKRRDQFNMLVNELGVMVSSSNRKMDKSTVLKSTISFLKNHNEITVRSRVHDVQEDWKPPFLSNEEFTYLVLEALEGFLMVFSTTGRIFYVSEGITSLLGHTPSDVINTTIFDLVFEEDRPNLYNMLQNTGNPIDPNQALTAENEIKFQCHLRRGTLDFRDEITYELVEFSGHFRSNMKQVDGEEMYQIDPHSRLLFVCTGRLYTPQLIRDVTLVDSSRSEFTSRHSLEWKFLFLDHRAPPIIGYLPFEVLGTSGYDYYHFDDLEKVITCHEALMQKGELTSCYYRFLTKGQQWIWLQTRFYITYHQWNSKPEFVMCTHKVVSYADIQKSTKQETAEVVVAKPTDTSHLKVKDTSEEAIPAMSPSYMSETSDVYGNSYHSHSRPASVKSASAGSTSGTCGLLGKANTASTSWSMASNTRYSGGYENSMASADSRSSHQSSSRESKETSTHMEDSRPVGVEFNSSRVRMFQQQHKAVEATVVPQHGIGAQYLEPAPYVGTVSVPGVVPILPSLPVIVSDQTQVQLQRKHEELQQMIVRQQEELRQVKEQLLLARLGMLQPLINVQNPYTNEEPQQNQRLPAQITYEGSTSRNVTYPPNHSQPPHLPHHPHNPTE; encoded by the exons ATGGATGACGATGGTGATGACAAAGATGATACCAAAAG GAGGACCCGTAATTTAAGCGAGAAAAAACGAAGAGACCAGTTTAATATGCTTGTAAATGAACTGGGTGTAATGGTGTCTTCAAGTAATAGAAAAATGGATAAATCAACTGTGCTCAAATCGACAATATCATTCTTAAAGAATCATAAtg AAATTACAGTAAGATCCCGAGTTCATGATGTTCAGGAAGATTGGAAACCACCATTCCTTTCAAATGAAGAATTTACCTATCTTGTATTAGAGGCTTTGGAAGGTTTTCTTATGGTTTTTTCAACAACTGGTcgaattttttatgtttctgAAGGAATTACATCATTGCTTGGACATACACCG AGTGATGTTATAAACACAACCATATTTGACTTAGTGTTTGAAGAAGACAGGCCAAACCTCTACAATATGCTTCAAAATACTGGAAATCCAATTGATCCTAATCAAGCCCTTACTGCAG aaaatgaaattaagtttCAATGTCATCTACGACGGGGCACTTTGGATTTTCGAGATGAGATTACCTACGAACTTGTGGAATTCAGTGGTCACTTTC GTTCGAACATGAAACAAGTTGATGGAGAGGAAATGTACCAGATAGATCCCCATTCTAG GCTCCTTTTCGTGTGTACTGGCCGGCTCTACACGCCACAGCTCATTCGTGACGTCACGCTCGTTGACTCCAGTAGGAGTGAGTTCACATCCCGGCACAGTCTTGAGTGGAAATTCCTGTTTCTCGATCACCGTGCTCCGCCGATAATCGGATATTTGCCATTTGAAGTGTTAGGCACTTCTGGCTATGACTATTACCATTTTGATGACTTGGAAAAGGTGATCACCTGTCATGAGGCGT TAATGCAAAAGGGGGAGTTGACTTCATGTTACTATAGATTCCTGACAAAGGGACAGCAATGGATCTGGCTCCAGACACGATTCTATATCACATACCATCAATGGAATTCAAAGCCGGAGTTTGTTATGTGCACGCATAAAGTTGTTAG CTATGCAGACATACAAAAGAGTACAAAGCAAGAGACAGCTGAGGTTGTAGTGGCCAAGCCAACAGATACGAGTCACTTGAAAGTCAAGGACACATCAGAGGAGGCGATACCAGCTATGTCGCCGTCATATATGTCTGAGACTAGTGATGTCTACGGAAATTCTTACCATTCCCATTCTAGG CCTGCGTCAGTAAAGTCTGCATCAGCTGGTAGTACAAGTGGCACTTGTGGGTTACTCGGTAAAGCAAACACGGCAAGTACTTCGTGGTCAATGGCGTCTAATACTCGCTACTCGGGCGGATATGAGAATAGTATGGCGTCAGCTGATTCCAGATCTTCGCATCAGTCAAGTTCTAGAGAG aGTAAAGAAACATCGACCCACATGGAAGACTCTCGTCCAGTGGGTGTAGAGTTCAACTCAAGTCGCGTTAGGATGTTCCAGCAGCAACACAAGGCAGTTGAAGCCACAGTAGTACCACAACACGGAATTGGTGCTCAATACCTTGAACCAGCACCTTATGTTGGTACTGTGAGCGTACCGGGAGTAGTACCTATATTGCCTTCATTGCCAGTGATTGTGTCAGATCAAACACAAGTACAG CTCCAGCGCAAACACGAAGAGTTGCAGCAGATGATAGTGCGGCAGCAGGAGGAGTTGCGGCAGGTGAAGGAGCAACTGCTGCTGGCCAGGCTTGGTATGCTCCAACCGCTTATTAAT
- the LOC125062666 gene encoding circadian locomoter output cycles protein kaput isoform X2 produces MDDDGDDKDDTKRRTRNLSEKKRRDQFNMLVNELGVMVSSSNRKMDKSTVLKSTISFLKNHNEITVRSRVHDVQEDWKPPFLSNEEFTYLVLEALEGFLMVFSTTGRIFYVSEGITSLLGHTPSDVINTTIFDLVFEEDRPNLYNMLQNTGNPIDPNQALTAENEIKFQCHLRRGTLDFRDEITYELVEFSGHFRSNMKQVDGEEMYQIDPHSRLLFVCTGRLYTPQLIRDVTLVDSSRSEFTSRHSLEWKFLFLDHRAPPIIGYLPFEVLGTSGYDYYHFDDLEKVITCHEALMQKGELTSCYYRFLTKGQQWIWLQTRFYITYHQWNSKPEFVMCTHKVVSYADIQKSTKQETAEVVVAKPTDTSHLKVKDTSEEAIPAMSPSYMSETSDVYGNSYHSHSRPASVKSASAGSTSGTCGLLGKANTASTSWSMASNTRYSGGYENSMASADSRSSHQSSSRESKETSTHMEDSRPVGVEFNSSRVRMFQQQHKAVEATVVPQHGIGAQYLEPAPYVGTVSVPGVVPILPSLPVIVSDQTQVQEQLQRKHEELQQMIVRQQEELRQVKEQLLLARLGMLQPLINVQNPYTNEEPQQNQRLPAQITYEGSTSRNVTYPPNHSQPPHLPHHPHNPTE; encoded by the exons ATGGATGACGATGGTGATGACAAAGATGATACCAAAAG GAGGACCCGTAATTTAAGCGAGAAAAAACGAAGAGACCAGTTTAATATGCTTGTAAATGAACTGGGTGTAATGGTGTCTTCAAGTAATAGAAAAATGGATAAATCAACTGTGCTCAAATCGACAATATCATTCTTAAAGAATCATAAtg AAATTACAGTAAGATCCCGAGTTCATGATGTTCAGGAAGATTGGAAACCACCATTCCTTTCAAATGAAGAATTTACCTATCTTGTATTAGAGGCTTTGGAAGGTTTTCTTATGGTTTTTTCAACAACTGGTcgaattttttatgtttctgAAGGAATTACATCATTGCTTGGACATACACCG AGTGATGTTATAAACACAACCATATTTGACTTAGTGTTTGAAGAAGACAGGCCAAACCTCTACAATATGCTTCAAAATACTGGAAATCCAATTGATCCTAATCAAGCCCTTACTGCAG aaaatgaaattaagtttCAATGTCATCTACGACGGGGCACTTTGGATTTTCGAGATGAGATTACCTACGAACTTGTGGAATTCAGTGGTCACTTTC GTTCGAACATGAAACAAGTTGATGGAGAGGAAATGTACCAGATAGATCCCCATTCTAG GCTCCTTTTCGTGTGTACTGGCCGGCTCTACACGCCACAGCTCATTCGTGACGTCACGCTCGTTGACTCCAGTAGGAGTGAGTTCACATCCCGGCACAGTCTTGAGTGGAAATTCCTGTTTCTCGATCACCGTGCTCCGCCGATAATCGGATATTTGCCATTTGAAGTGTTAGGCACTTCTGGCTATGACTATTACCATTTTGATGACTTGGAAAAGGTGATCACCTGTCATGAGGCGT TAATGCAAAAGGGGGAGTTGACTTCATGTTACTATAGATTCCTGACAAAGGGACAGCAATGGATCTGGCTCCAGACACGATTCTATATCACATACCATCAATGGAATTCAAAGCCGGAGTTTGTTATGTGCACGCATAAAGTTGTTAG CTATGCAGACATACAAAAGAGTACAAAGCAAGAGACAGCTGAGGTTGTAGTGGCCAAGCCAACAGATACGAGTCACTTGAAAGTCAAGGACACATCAGAGGAGGCGATACCAGCTATGTCGCCGTCATATATGTCTGAGACTAGTGATGTCTACGGAAATTCTTACCATTCCCATTCTAGG CCTGCGTCAGTAAAGTCTGCATCAGCTGGTAGTACAAGTGGCACTTGTGGGTTACTCGGTAAAGCAAACACGGCAAGTACTTCGTGGTCAATGGCGTCTAATACTCGCTACTCGGGCGGATATGAGAATAGTATGGCGTCAGCTGATTCCAGATCTTCGCATCAGTCAAGTTCTAGAGAG aGTAAAGAAACATCGACCCACATGGAAGACTCTCGTCCAGTGGGTGTAGAGTTCAACTCAAGTCGCGTTAGGATGTTCCAGCAGCAACACAAGGCAGTTGAAGCCACAGTAGTACCACAACACGGAATTGGTGCTCAATACCTTGAACCAGCACCTTATGTTGGTACTGTGAGCGTACCGGGAGTAGTACCTATATTGCCTTCATTGCCAGTGATTGTGTCAGATCAAACACAAGTACAG GAGCAGCTCCAGCGCAAACACGAAGAGTTGCAGCAGATGATAGTGCGGCAGCAGGAGGAGTTGCGGCAGGTGAAGGAGCAACTGCTGCTGGCCAGGCTTGGTATGCTCCAACCGCTTATTAAT
- the LOC125062666 gene encoding circadian locomoter output cycles protein kaput isoform X1, with translation MDDDGDDKDDTKRRTRNLSEKKRRDQFNMLVNELGVMVSSSNRKMDKSTVLKSTISFLKNHNEITVRSRVHDVQEDWKPPFLSNEEFTYLVLEALEGFLMVFSTTGRIFYVSEGITSLLGHTPSDVINTTIFDLVFEEDRPNLYNMLQNTGNPIDPNQALTAENEIKFQCHLRRGTLDFRDEITYELVEFSGHFRSNMKQVDGEEMYQIDPHSRLLFVCTGRLYTPQLIRDVTLVDSSRSEFTSRHSLEWKFLFLDHRAPPIIGYLPFEVLGTSGYDYYHFDDLEKVITCHEALMQKGELTSCYYRFLTKGQQWIWLQTRFYITYHQWNSKPEFVMCTHKVVSYADIQKSTKQETAEVVVAKPTDTSHLKVKDTSEEAIPAMSPSYMSETSDVYGNSYHSHSRPASVKSASAGSTSGTCGLLGKANTASTSWSMASNTRYSGGYENSMASADSRSSHQSSSRESKETSTHMEDSRPVGVEFNSSRVRMFQQQHKAVEATVVPQHGIGAQYLEPAPYVGTVSVPGVVPILPSLPVIVSDQTQVQLPWQEQLQRKHEELQQMIVRQQEELRQVKEQLLLARLGMLQPLINVQNPYTNEEPQQNQRLPAQITYEGSTSRNVTYPPNHSQPPHLPHHPHNPTE, from the exons ATGGATGACGATGGTGATGACAAAGATGATACCAAAAG GAGGACCCGTAATTTAAGCGAGAAAAAACGAAGAGACCAGTTTAATATGCTTGTAAATGAACTGGGTGTAATGGTGTCTTCAAGTAATAGAAAAATGGATAAATCAACTGTGCTCAAATCGACAATATCATTCTTAAAGAATCATAAtg AAATTACAGTAAGATCCCGAGTTCATGATGTTCAGGAAGATTGGAAACCACCATTCCTTTCAAATGAAGAATTTACCTATCTTGTATTAGAGGCTTTGGAAGGTTTTCTTATGGTTTTTTCAACAACTGGTcgaattttttatgtttctgAAGGAATTACATCATTGCTTGGACATACACCG AGTGATGTTATAAACACAACCATATTTGACTTAGTGTTTGAAGAAGACAGGCCAAACCTCTACAATATGCTTCAAAATACTGGAAATCCAATTGATCCTAATCAAGCCCTTACTGCAG aaaatgaaattaagtttCAATGTCATCTACGACGGGGCACTTTGGATTTTCGAGATGAGATTACCTACGAACTTGTGGAATTCAGTGGTCACTTTC GTTCGAACATGAAACAAGTTGATGGAGAGGAAATGTACCAGATAGATCCCCATTCTAG GCTCCTTTTCGTGTGTACTGGCCGGCTCTACACGCCACAGCTCATTCGTGACGTCACGCTCGTTGACTCCAGTAGGAGTGAGTTCACATCCCGGCACAGTCTTGAGTGGAAATTCCTGTTTCTCGATCACCGTGCTCCGCCGATAATCGGATATTTGCCATTTGAAGTGTTAGGCACTTCTGGCTATGACTATTACCATTTTGATGACTTGGAAAAGGTGATCACCTGTCATGAGGCGT TAATGCAAAAGGGGGAGTTGACTTCATGTTACTATAGATTCCTGACAAAGGGACAGCAATGGATCTGGCTCCAGACACGATTCTATATCACATACCATCAATGGAATTCAAAGCCGGAGTTTGTTATGTGCACGCATAAAGTTGTTAG CTATGCAGACATACAAAAGAGTACAAAGCAAGAGACAGCTGAGGTTGTAGTGGCCAAGCCAACAGATACGAGTCACTTGAAAGTCAAGGACACATCAGAGGAGGCGATACCAGCTATGTCGCCGTCATATATGTCTGAGACTAGTGATGTCTACGGAAATTCTTACCATTCCCATTCTAGG CCTGCGTCAGTAAAGTCTGCATCAGCTGGTAGTACAAGTGGCACTTGTGGGTTACTCGGTAAAGCAAACACGGCAAGTACTTCGTGGTCAATGGCGTCTAATACTCGCTACTCGGGCGGATATGAGAATAGTATGGCGTCAGCTGATTCCAGATCTTCGCATCAGTCAAGTTCTAGAGAG aGTAAAGAAACATCGACCCACATGGAAGACTCTCGTCCAGTGGGTGTAGAGTTCAACTCAAGTCGCGTTAGGATGTTCCAGCAGCAACACAAGGCAGTTGAAGCCACAGTAGTACCACAACACGGAATTGGTGCTCAATACCTTGAACCAGCACCTTATGTTGGTACTGTGAGCGTACCGGGAGTAGTACCTATATTGCCTTCATTGCCAGTGATTGTGTCAGATCAAACACAAGTACAG TTGCCGTGGCAGGAGCAGCTCCAGCGCAAACACGAAGAGTTGCAGCAGATGATAGTGCGGCAGCAGGAGGAGTTGCGGCAGGTGAAGGAGCAACTGCTGCTGGCCAGGCTTGGTATGCTCCAACCGCTTATTAAT
- the LOC125062666 gene encoding circadian locomoter output cycles protein kaput isoform X4, protein MDDDGDDKDDTKRRTRNLSEKKRRDQFNMLVNELGVMVSSSNRKMDKSTVLKSTISFLKNHNEITVRSRVHDVQEDWKPPFLSNEEFTYLVLEALEGFLMVFSTTGRIFYVSEGITSLLGHTPSDVINTTIFDLVFEEDRPNLYNMLQNTGNPIDPNQALTAENEIKFQCHLRRGTLDFRDEITYELVEFSGHFRSNMKQVDGEEMYQIDPHSRLLFVCTGRLYTPQLIRDVTLVDSSRSEFTSRHSLEWKFLFLDHRAPPIIGYLPFEVLGTSGYDYYHFDDLEKVITCHEALMQKGELTSCYYRFLTKGQQWIWLQTRFYITYHQWNSKPEFVMCTHKVVSYADIQKSTKQETAEVVVAKPTDTSHLKVKDTSEEAIPAMSPSYMSETSDVYGNSYHSHSRPASVKSASAGSTSGTCGLLGKANTASTSWSMASNTRYSGGYENSMASADSRSSHQSSSRESKETSTHMEDSRPVGVEFNSSRVRMFQQQHKAVEATVVPQHGIGAQYLEPAPYVGTVSVPGVVPILPSLPVIVSDQTQVQLPWQEQLQRKHEELQQMIVRQQEELRQVKEQLLLARLGSESLHQ, encoded by the exons ATGGATGACGATGGTGATGACAAAGATGATACCAAAAG GAGGACCCGTAATTTAAGCGAGAAAAAACGAAGAGACCAGTTTAATATGCTTGTAAATGAACTGGGTGTAATGGTGTCTTCAAGTAATAGAAAAATGGATAAATCAACTGTGCTCAAATCGACAATATCATTCTTAAAGAATCATAAtg AAATTACAGTAAGATCCCGAGTTCATGATGTTCAGGAAGATTGGAAACCACCATTCCTTTCAAATGAAGAATTTACCTATCTTGTATTAGAGGCTTTGGAAGGTTTTCTTATGGTTTTTTCAACAACTGGTcgaattttttatgtttctgAAGGAATTACATCATTGCTTGGACATACACCG AGTGATGTTATAAACACAACCATATTTGACTTAGTGTTTGAAGAAGACAGGCCAAACCTCTACAATATGCTTCAAAATACTGGAAATCCAATTGATCCTAATCAAGCCCTTACTGCAG aaaatgaaattaagtttCAATGTCATCTACGACGGGGCACTTTGGATTTTCGAGATGAGATTACCTACGAACTTGTGGAATTCAGTGGTCACTTTC GTTCGAACATGAAACAAGTTGATGGAGAGGAAATGTACCAGATAGATCCCCATTCTAG GCTCCTTTTCGTGTGTACTGGCCGGCTCTACACGCCACAGCTCATTCGTGACGTCACGCTCGTTGACTCCAGTAGGAGTGAGTTCACATCCCGGCACAGTCTTGAGTGGAAATTCCTGTTTCTCGATCACCGTGCTCCGCCGATAATCGGATATTTGCCATTTGAAGTGTTAGGCACTTCTGGCTATGACTATTACCATTTTGATGACTTGGAAAAGGTGATCACCTGTCATGAGGCGT TAATGCAAAAGGGGGAGTTGACTTCATGTTACTATAGATTCCTGACAAAGGGACAGCAATGGATCTGGCTCCAGACACGATTCTATATCACATACCATCAATGGAATTCAAAGCCGGAGTTTGTTATGTGCACGCATAAAGTTGTTAG CTATGCAGACATACAAAAGAGTACAAAGCAAGAGACAGCTGAGGTTGTAGTGGCCAAGCCAACAGATACGAGTCACTTGAAAGTCAAGGACACATCAGAGGAGGCGATACCAGCTATGTCGCCGTCATATATGTCTGAGACTAGTGATGTCTACGGAAATTCTTACCATTCCCATTCTAGG CCTGCGTCAGTAAAGTCTGCATCAGCTGGTAGTACAAGTGGCACTTGTGGGTTACTCGGTAAAGCAAACACGGCAAGTACTTCGTGGTCAATGGCGTCTAATACTCGCTACTCGGGCGGATATGAGAATAGTATGGCGTCAGCTGATTCCAGATCTTCGCATCAGTCAAGTTCTAGAGAG aGTAAAGAAACATCGACCCACATGGAAGACTCTCGTCCAGTGGGTGTAGAGTTCAACTCAAGTCGCGTTAGGATGTTCCAGCAGCAACACAAGGCAGTTGAAGCCACAGTAGTACCACAACACGGAATTGGTGCTCAATACCTTGAACCAGCACCTTATGTTGGTACTGTGAGCGTACCGGGAGTAGTACCTATATTGCCTTCATTGCCAGTGATTGTGTCAGATCAAACACAAGTACAG TTGCCGTGGCAGGAGCAGCTCCAGCGCAAACACGAAGAGTTGCAGCAGATGATAGTGCGGCAGCAGGAGGAGTTGCGGCAGGTGAAGGAGCAACTGCTGCTGGCCAGGCTTG
- the LOC125062666 gene encoding circadian locomoter output cycles protein kaput isoform X5, with product MDDDGDDKDDTKRRTRNLSEKKRRDQFNMLVNELGVMVSSSNRKMDKSTVLKSTISFLKNHNEITVRSRVHDVQEDWKPPFLSNEEFTYLVLEALEGFLMVFSTTGRIFYVSEGITSLLGHTPSDVINTTIFDLVFEEDRPNLYNMLQNTGNPIDPNQALTAENEIKFQCHLRRGTLDFRDEITYELVEFSGHFRSNMKQVDGEEMYQIDPHSRLLFVCTGRLYTPQLIRDVTLVDSSRSEFTSRHSLEWKFLFLDHRAPPIIGYLPFEVLGTSGYDYYHFDDLEKVITCHEALMQKGELTSCYYRFLTKGQQWIWLQTRFYITYHQWNSKPEFVMCTHKVVSYADIQKSTKQETAEVVVAKPTDTSHLKVKDTSEEAIPAMSPSYMSETSDVYGNSYHSHSRPASVKSASAGSTSGTCGLLGKANTASTSWSMASNTRYSGGYENSMASADSRSSHQSSSRESKETSTHMEDSRPVGVEFNSSRVRMFQQQHKAVEATVVPQHGIGAQYLEPAPYVGTVSVPGVVPILPSLPVIVSDQTQVQLQRKHEELQQMIVRQQEELRQVKEQLLLARLGSESLHQ from the exons ATGGATGACGATGGTGATGACAAAGATGATACCAAAAG GAGGACCCGTAATTTAAGCGAGAAAAAACGAAGAGACCAGTTTAATATGCTTGTAAATGAACTGGGTGTAATGGTGTCTTCAAGTAATAGAAAAATGGATAAATCAACTGTGCTCAAATCGACAATATCATTCTTAAAGAATCATAAtg AAATTACAGTAAGATCCCGAGTTCATGATGTTCAGGAAGATTGGAAACCACCATTCCTTTCAAATGAAGAATTTACCTATCTTGTATTAGAGGCTTTGGAAGGTTTTCTTATGGTTTTTTCAACAACTGGTcgaattttttatgtttctgAAGGAATTACATCATTGCTTGGACATACACCG AGTGATGTTATAAACACAACCATATTTGACTTAGTGTTTGAAGAAGACAGGCCAAACCTCTACAATATGCTTCAAAATACTGGAAATCCAATTGATCCTAATCAAGCCCTTACTGCAG aaaatgaaattaagtttCAATGTCATCTACGACGGGGCACTTTGGATTTTCGAGATGAGATTACCTACGAACTTGTGGAATTCAGTGGTCACTTTC GTTCGAACATGAAACAAGTTGATGGAGAGGAAATGTACCAGATAGATCCCCATTCTAG GCTCCTTTTCGTGTGTACTGGCCGGCTCTACACGCCACAGCTCATTCGTGACGTCACGCTCGTTGACTCCAGTAGGAGTGAGTTCACATCCCGGCACAGTCTTGAGTGGAAATTCCTGTTTCTCGATCACCGTGCTCCGCCGATAATCGGATATTTGCCATTTGAAGTGTTAGGCACTTCTGGCTATGACTATTACCATTTTGATGACTTGGAAAAGGTGATCACCTGTCATGAGGCGT TAATGCAAAAGGGGGAGTTGACTTCATGTTACTATAGATTCCTGACAAAGGGACAGCAATGGATCTGGCTCCAGACACGATTCTATATCACATACCATCAATGGAATTCAAAGCCGGAGTTTGTTATGTGCACGCATAAAGTTGTTAG CTATGCAGACATACAAAAGAGTACAAAGCAAGAGACAGCTGAGGTTGTAGTGGCCAAGCCAACAGATACGAGTCACTTGAAAGTCAAGGACACATCAGAGGAGGCGATACCAGCTATGTCGCCGTCATATATGTCTGAGACTAGTGATGTCTACGGAAATTCTTACCATTCCCATTCTAGG CCTGCGTCAGTAAAGTCTGCATCAGCTGGTAGTACAAGTGGCACTTGTGGGTTACTCGGTAAAGCAAACACGGCAAGTACTTCGTGGTCAATGGCGTCTAATACTCGCTACTCGGGCGGATATGAGAATAGTATGGCGTCAGCTGATTCCAGATCTTCGCATCAGTCAAGTTCTAGAGAG aGTAAAGAAACATCGACCCACATGGAAGACTCTCGTCCAGTGGGTGTAGAGTTCAACTCAAGTCGCGTTAGGATGTTCCAGCAGCAACACAAGGCAGTTGAAGCCACAGTAGTACCACAACACGGAATTGGTGCTCAATACCTTGAACCAGCACCTTATGTTGGTACTGTGAGCGTACCGGGAGTAGTACCTATATTGCCTTCATTGCCAGTGATTGTGTCAGATCAAACACAAGTACAG CTCCAGCGCAAACACGAAGAGTTGCAGCAGATGATAGTGCGGCAGCAGGAGGAGTTGCGGCAGGTGAAGGAGCAACTGCTGCTGGCCAGGCTTG